Proteins encoded within one genomic window of Epinephelus lanceolatus isolate andai-2023 chromosome 9, ASM4190304v1, whole genome shotgun sequence:
- the LOC117252841 gene encoding eosinophil peroxidase-like: MNWFLCLTAAGLYLCLQCQVNTASHVSRANIERAVVAAKAAVDSAYDYSRSVSIERLRRNVVSPADILRTLKQPVGATRTAVRAADYMDYTVKLITSSSERRRRRSINATDVLDDEDLAFIAELTGCSPQHRVPSCRTTANLDKFRTASSVCNNEENTRWGSANTAFTRWLPAEYQDEISLPKGWDRTRNVHGHILPLVREVSNHIMRTANSDVESDPLYTHLVTIFGQWTDHDLTFTPHSPVIRSFSNGIDCERSCERTEPCFPIEIPEQDPRFGNNSDHCMPFFRSSAACGSGNTGHFFGASNVRQQMNSLTAFIDVGQVYGADNVKARFLRDLTTNKGLMRVNTAYTDNGRELLPFASLVSNMCATRARITNDANAEEVPCFVAGDERSNENIALTSLHTLFMREHNRLARALAELNPHWDGERLYQEARKIMGGYFQVITYRDYLLHIVGPDTMARQLSIYPGYDENVDPSISNVFATAAYRFAHLMVQPFIFRLDENYQEHRDYPSPLLHKAFFAPWRITFEGGLDPIIRGLVGRKAKLNTQDHMMPDELRDKLFKFSSDLALDLASLNMQRGRDHGLPGYNAWRRFCGLTQPRNLAELTQVMNSSYMAQKLLDQYGTPENIDVWLGGVAEPFVRGGRVGPLFACLIATQFEKIRQGDRLWWENDGVFTEAQRQSLRDTSLARIICDNTGITEVPDQPFQYRPRGSGYTRCEDIRTFDLSPWRENTQEPNGNQGPPGPPGPMGPRGPPGPPSSVANVAFTVRLGSNYPSSGGPIVFHEPIYNEQHSYNIWTGYFTCEHPGVYEFSFHCTIYNRDAVVDLKRNAELILHSFTTRQNGYVTASGSTYIKLKRGDRVFLETSQGSNGLTRDSYFSGHFLYTD; this comes from the exons atgAACTGGTTTCTGTGCCTGACTGCTGCAGGTCTTTACCTGTGCTTACAATGCCAGGTGAATACTG CATCCCATGTGAGCAGGGCTAACATTGAAAGAGCTGTGGTCGCTGCCAAGGCTGCGGTGGACTCAGCGTATGATTACTCCAGGAGCGT GAGCATTGAACGCCTCAGGAGGAATGTAGTGAGTCCTGCAGACATCCTGCGCACCTTGAAGCAGCCTGTTGGGGCAACCCGTACCGCTGTGCGTGCTGCTGACTACATGGATTATACTGTTAAACTGATCACGAGCTCTTCGGAAAGACGTCGGAGACGCTCCATCAATGCCACAG ATGTGCTCGATGATGAGGATCTGGCCTTCATCGCTGAGCTGACAGGCTGCTCCCCCCAACATCGTGTCCCTTCCTGCAGGACGACTGCCAATTTGGACAAGTTTCGCACTGCAAGCAGCGTCTGCAACAACGA AGAAAACACCCGCTGGGGATCCGCTAACACAGCTTTCACCCGCTGGCTCCCTGCTGAGTACCAGGATGAAATCTCACTGCCTAAAGGGTGGGACCGTACTCGCAACGTCCACGGACACATACTTCCCTTG GTGAGGGAGGTGTCCAACCATATTATGCGCACAGCAAATTCTGATGTGGAGAGCGACCCACTCTACACTCACCTGGTGACGATCTTCGGCCAGTGGACTGACCACGACCTGACCTTCACGCCTCACTCTCCTGTCATTCGCTCATTCAGTAACGGTATTGACTGTGAAAGGAGCTGTGAACGCACAGAGCCCTGCTTCCCCATTGAG ATTCCCGAGCAAGACCCCCGCTTTGGCAATAATTCAGACCACTGCATGCCCTTCTTCCGCTCATCAGCAGCCTGTGGTTCTGGCAACACAGGCCATTTCTTTGGTGCAAGCAACGTCCGTCAGCAGATGAACTCCCTCACAGCTTTCATTGATGTGGGTCAGGTGTACGGTGCAGACAATGTCAAAGCTCGCTTCTTACGCGACCTCACCACAAACAAGGGCCTGATGAGGGTCAACACAGCCTACACTGACAACGGACGTGAGCTCCTGCCCTTCGCCAGCTTAGTGAGCAACATGTGTGCCACCCGAGCTCGTATCACCAATGACGCTAATGCAGAGGAGGTGCCCTGCTTCGTGGCTG GTGACGAGCGTAGCAATGAGAACATCGCCCTGACCTCTTTACACACACTGTTCATGCGTGAGCACAACCGACTGGCACGTGCTCTGGCCGAACTCAATCCTCACTgggatggagagagactctACCAGGAGGCGCGCAAAATCATGGGAGGATACTTCCAG gTTATCACTTACAGAGATTACCTACTCCACATTGTTGGTCCAGACACCATGGCGAGGCAGCTGTCCATCTACCCCGGTTATGATGAAAATGTGGACCCCAGCATCTCCAATGTGTTTGCCACAGCTGCCTACCGATTCGCTCACCTGATGGTTCAGCCTTTCATCTTTCGTCTTGATGAGAATTACCAGGAACACCGTGATTACCCAAGCCCACTACTGCACAAAGCTTTCTTTGCACCGTGGAGAATCACCTTTGAAG GTGGTTTGGATCCAATCATCAGGGGCTTGGTGGGTCGTAAGGCCAAGCTGAACACACAGGATCACATGATGCCTGATGAGCTGAGGGATAAGCTGTTCAAATTCTCTTCTGACTTGGCACTGGATCTAGCTTCTCTCAACatgcagagaggcagagaccaTGGATTACCAG GCTACAATGCATGGCGCAGGTTCTGCGGGCTGACGCAGCCACGGAATCTAGCAGAACTGACTCAAGTGATGAACAGCTCTTATATGGCCCAAAAACTTTTGGATCAGTACGGCACACCTGAGAACATCGATGTGTGGCTGGGAGGAGTGGCTGAGCCATTTGTCCGTGGAGGAAGAGTCGGACCCCTGTTTGCCTGCCTGATTGCCACTCAGTTTGAGAAGATCCGCCAGGGAGACAG ACTCTGGTGGGAGAATGACGGAGTCTTCACTGAGGCCCAGAGGCAGTCCCTGAGGGACACATCACTTGCTCGGATCATCTGTGACAACACTGGTATCACTGAGGTACCAGACCAGCCCTTCCAGTACCGTCCTCGAGGATCCGGTTACACCAGGTGTGAGGACATCAGAACCTTTGACCTCAGTCCATGGAGGGAGAATA CACAAGAACCAAATGGAAACCAAGGACCACCAGGACCCCCAG GACCCATGGGACCACGTGGCCCCCCTGGCCCTCCTAGCAGCGTTGCAAATGTTGCCTTCACTGTGAGACTGGGCAGCAACTACCCCAGTTCAGGTGGGCCCATCGTCTTCCATGAACCAATCTACAATGAACAACACAGCTATAACATCTGGACAGGGTATTTTACGTGTGAGCATCCAGGTGTG